Below is a window of Candidatus Cloacimonadota bacterium DNA.
CGTTTAAGCGATTAATATCTGAGATGTTGTGTACACGTAAAATATCCAGCCATTTATCATGTTCCTGATGCAGAGCAAAAACTTTTGAAGGGAGCACAAAGGGTTGTTTTAGTTCCATTTGTTTACCCGAAGGGAAGCGCAAAATAAACCCCGGTTCTTGATAGGCTATATCGAATTGTGTAATGAAACTAGTTCTATCTGCCAAAGGGCGAATAAAAAAATCGTAATATTTGCCACAACGATATATGCTAACCGATTCACTATAGTGGGATTTTATGTTTTTCAACACGTCCTTGCGTCTCATACTGTTGAAAATATCAATTGCTTCGGAAGTTTTTACTTCGATGCGGTCGATAGGTAGATCGCTGGCAATAATTCGTTGCATTTCTGCTTTTATTCTTACGCAATCTTCTTTCGAGAACTTCTCAGCATTGAATACTTCACAAAAAACACCATCTCCGATGGAGTGTTCCGCTACCATTGAATGTGAATCGCCTAAAAGTGTATGTAACGCTTTAGTGAGTATGAAAATGGCGGTATCCTGATATATGCGATACCCTTCAGGGTGCTTTGCTGTAATACAGTTAATCAAACTATCGCCATGAGGCAGATAATCTTCATTGACATATTCTGTGTGATTAATTTTATAGCTCAGAACGAGGCTGCGGTCGATGCCACTTCCCTTGAGTATCTGAGAGATGGGCCTTGCATTATCCAGTTCTACGAGACTGTGTTTGTGTCCGTCCAATCTGATATCGATCTTCATATAGTATTTCCTTGTTTATAATCTCAAGCTTAGTTTATACAAGTGGAGCACAATTACCCTCCACATATAATATAAGCTGAAACAAACTATTATTTATAGCATTATTCGTCAAGTACAATAGGAGACAGCAAATGCCGAAAACCAATGTGCGCAAGCTACGCATCAAACGAGAGATATTTAATCATCTTGGCATAGTATTTGCCTCAATCTTTTTTGCCGCAGGATACTCATGGTTTCTTTTGCCATACAATATGGCACCAGGTGGAGTAGGAGGTATATCTCAAATTTTACACATGCTTTTTGGGCTTCCCAATGGAGTGGGGATGGTAATTATAAACATTCCCCTCTTTCTGATAAGTTTTATCTTTATAGGTAAGTCTTTTGGCAGTAAGTCTTTATATGGCATGATAGTTTCTGCTCTAATGACAGATCTAATGAGTTTTCCCATGCTTCATCGCCTTGGCATTATTAAGGATTTAGTACCCTATACGCACATTGTTGGCGATAGAGTGGTTTATGCCATGTTGGCTCCCGAAGAGCTATTCCTTTCTGCCATTGCTGGCTCGGTATTATTGGGTTTGGGCTTAGGCTTGATTTTTCGGTTTAGGGGCTCTACCGGAGGAACGGATATCCCGGTTGCCCTCATCAAGCAAAAAGCGAATATTTCAATTGGCACTGGTTACTATATCGTAGAAACCGGGATTATTTTGGCTGTAGCACTTTTCCTTAGAGACCCCAAACTCTTAATCTGGGGATATATCAATTTATTCGTTACCACCAAGATTACCGATCTTGCCTCAGAAGGCTTACCCTACATTAAGGGAGTGTATATAATCTCCGACCATGTGGATGAGATTAGAGGCATTATCTTCGACAGACTCCAGCGAGGTGTTACCTTGCTTAAAGGCATGAGCGGATTTAATCAGAGAGATATAAACGTTATCTTTTGCGTTATGAACCGCCGGCAAGTACCCATACTAACTGACTTGGTTAAAGAAATTGATCCCGATGCCTTTATGATTCTTACTGATGTCTACGATGTAATGGGATACGGGTTTAAGAGCCGTAATATCAATCTAAAAGATAACTCACAATAGGAAATTATCAAAGAACGATGCAGATAACTATTCTAAACAGCCGGTAGGATCGCACCAAACAGCCTTAAGCAGCTCTTTCACCAATCTTTCTTTTCGGTTGAGTCAAATGACTTCTCCTTGTTCTCTAGTTTGCTGGTATAACGATAAAAACAAAGAGTGGGATCCGACTCAACCTTTTCATGCTCGGGGGTTGCCTAGTTTACAACAATCTTTATGACACTACCCATTTATGATGTTTTGATCCAGTGCAACTATTGATCTATACTTCGGTATCTATTTGCTTTTTTACGAGCTCCCATTCTTCAACAAGCCTATGATAATACCCTAAAAGTTGCTCGCTGCCAAGTTCAGCATAGCCGGTTTCCAGTTCTCTTGCAATTTTGCCAAAAATATCGAAATGCATATTCTGTGCCGTACCTCGCAGTGAATGTAACAGACTCTTCATCTCAGTATAGTCTTGTGTGTCTATTGCTTGCTTCAAATTTCGTAATTTCTTTGGAAAACTTTTATATGCCAATTCTAATAGGCTCTTTAATGTATCTTTATCGCCTGAAATGTTCTTTAATAAGGCATTTCTATTGAAATGATAGCCTAAAGGATCATCGGGTTCGTTCAAATCTTCTTTATTACTTAAAGATATTTCTGAATCATGATTTTGGAGTGGTAAGGATTTGCCGAGATGTTCCAACAATGAGTTCAACAACTCGTTTGCCATTACTGGTTTAGTTAGAAAATCGTTCATTCCGGCGCTTATGCAGCGGTCTTGCTCTTCTTTTAAGGCACCAGCAGTAATGGCAATTATTGGGGTATTCGAAAACTTCCTGATCTCTATACTCGCGCTAACTCCATCCATATTGGGCATCTGAACATCCATCAAAACAATATGAGGGTCATGTTTTCGCACTTCTTCGATTGCTAACAGTCCATCTGAAGCTGGAAAGATTTCTGCTTGAGGCATCGATTGCAGTATCATCTCTTTTAACAGGGTAAGATTTAGGTAGTTATCTTCAGCTATTAAAATGCGAGGTTTTTCTTTAAACACATACTTTGGTGTATTAGTATTTGCTGTGGCTTTATTTTTTGGGGGAGCATTTACCGCAACTTGGTTTTCAATAGAAAGCAGCAACTCTTGTAAACTATGGGCTTTGATTGGTTTAATAAGACGATATTTCAGATCGTATGCCAGAGCACTATGTTGAATAATGAATTCTTCAGATGCTCCGTGCATCAACACTATAGTAGTAGTTGCAACTTTTTCTGGATATCTGAGCACTATTTTGTTTATTGTATCCAAACCATTCAATTCCGGCATGGCATAATCCACCAGAATCAAATCATAAACTTGGGCTTCTGCCAAATGATCCAATGCCTTCTGAGGTGATAAAAAACTGTTAACTTGTAGTTTATACAAAGAAAGATACTTTGCAATAATCTTCAAGCTTGTTTGATTATCATCTAAAACCAGCACACGTTTTATCTTCTTTATATCTACCTTTTCCCGTTTACTCTGCTCTATTCTGCAATTTATGTTAAAGCGGAAGATAGATCCTTTCCCCGGCTCGCTTTCTAGGCTTATGTAGCTATTCATAAGGCTTGCCAAATGATTTGAGATTACCAAGCCCAAACCGGTGCCGCCATATTTTCTGGTTGTTGAAGAGTCCAATTGTGAAAAAGCCCTAAACAAACGTTTCTGTAAAGCTGGTTCGATTCCAATCCCGGTATCTCGCACTTGGAAAAAGATATCCGCATGCTCCGAATCCGTTAGTGCATAATTCACTTTAAGTTCCACCTCTCCTTGGTCGGTAAACTTTTCGGCGTTGGAAAGCAGATTTATCAGGATTTGGTTCAAACGCAAGGGATCAACTACGGCATAACGGGGGAGATCGGGATTTATATCCAGCAGCAATTCCAGGTCTTTTTTCCCTGTTTTAATTTTTACAATGTCGGTTGCATGTTCCAAAAGCTCTATCAAATCTGTTCTTACGGGCGATAAATCCAGCTTACCGGCTTCAATTTTGGAAAAATCTAAAATGTCGCTAATTATACCCAGTAGATTGTAACTGGAATTAATAATGTTTTGCGCATACTGATGATGAACTTCATCCAAACCGGAATTATATAATAACTCAGCAAAGCCCAAAACCCCATTAAGTGGGGTGCGAATTTCATGACTCATATTTGCCAAGAACTCACTTTTTGCTCTATTAGCTGTTTCGGCACGTTCCTTTTCTTGAATTAGGCTTTGTTCTAAGGCGCGTCGATTGCGAACATTTACTAAGAGTTGGGCAAATAGTGAGAGTAGGTTGATATCGGTTGAGGAAATTGCTTGAGATTTCTTTACAAAATCAAATCCTACAAATCCTAAACAATGTTCATCAGATATTAAAGGTATTATTACTAAGCTTTTTACGTTTTGAGCTAGTAAGATGCTTTTCAATTTCTCTGGTAATTCGGCGGCTTGAACATCGTCTAAGGCAACAATCTCCCCATTTTGATGCATCTGGGTCCAGGGCTTTAAGTCTTCAATGTGAATTATCTTAGGCACTGAAACAATGTTAGCAATTTCTTTAGAATACCATTCACTGATTCTTATGCACAGTTGCTTGTCCCATTCGTAATGGAATATAAAGGCTCGATTTGCCCGGGAAAACGCTGCCAATTCTGCCAAGGAATCAAGGATATTTTCTTCTAGATTATTTGAAGGTAGATTAATATATTTCATGGCAATATGGCTTATTATCTCTCTAAGACGGGATTGGTTGCGCATCTGACTCTCAATATCGTTTTTTTGCAAAACTTCACCTAAAAGATTTGCTACTACCAACAAATTATCTGTTTCAGCATCGCTAAAGAGTCTGCTGCTCCCAATACTGTCGAAACCAAAGTATCCTAATACCCTAGCTCTGCTGGATATTGGTATGCAAAGAATAGATTTTATATTCTGCTCTTTTAGAATCTGATATTCAATAGGTGCTTCTTTTTCTAACTTCGCTAAATCGGGAATTTTGATGATACTCCCCTCTAAGATTTGCTTATGCCACCATGGGATAGCCGAAGTGTGATACATATCTCGGTTCAATTTTCGGGACACAATACCCGGGGCACACCACTCGTTAGAGTTTCTAAGTACAGAGTAATCTTCTGAATATCGGTAGATATATGCTCTTTGTACTCCAAAAAACTCTCCCACAAGTTTAAGGCTATTATCTAACACTAGGCTGAGGTTGGTATTCTTGCTTTTTACAAATGCGGTAGAGATATCGACAATCATTTTTTGAAATTTATTACGAGCCAAGATTGATTGGGCTGCCCTGCGCTGTTCCGTAATCTCCCGTACTATAGAAATCACTTTATCATCGGCAAAAGGACTTATGCGTGCTTCGTATGCCCTTATTTTGCCATCTTGTTCCAATTCGTATTGTATATCTCGTGTTTCTCCCGTTTCCAATACTTGCTGTATCAACAGCAGCATTTTGTCGCTCAATTCCTTGGGTAGTATCTCATTAAGATATTGATTTGGGATTTGCTCTCTGGGTATATAGAGCATGTTATCTAGTCCCGATTTTAGATCTGAAATCATACCTTCTTTATTTAAAACAAAAATCGGATCTGGAATTGCCAATAATAAAGATTCTATATATTTATTCTTCTCTTTCAGTTCTTGTTCGGTTTTCTTTTTTTGGCTAATATCTCTGCTTACTCCTCGTAAACCGGCAAACTCTCCATGCTCATCTCTTATCATCGATACATGCATGGAAATGTCTGCCAGACTGCCATCCTTACGATAATGCTGTAATTCGATGAACCTTGTACGGTTGAGATCTACTCCCGGTTGTTTATCGCGGGCAATTTCCTCGGCAAAAGCTTCTTGCATTATTGCCAACGATTCTGGAGGATGTCTTTCTTCCAGTGAGCGAGCCATATACTCTTCGGGGCCTTCGCCAAACATCTGCATAACCGAAGGGCTAACGTATGTTGTTTCAAAGTTTTTATCGGTCATAAATACTACATCTGTGATGTTATCAGTTATGTATCGCAATTTGTTTTCACTTTCTCGTAAAGCATTCTCCGCAGCCTTGCTTTCACTGATGTCTCGCACGTGAGCGATAATGCCCGAAATTGCCGGCATGCTTAACAGATTCATCACACTCACTTCTAACCATAAGCTTTTGTTATTGGTAGATAAAACCCGAAAGTGTTTGGTTGTTAATTCGCCTGGATTGTTTTGTAGCCATGTAATAATATTCTTAGCAATAATGAGGTCATCAGGATGCACTACCGAAAGAACGTCAAGATCAAATATCTTTTCTACCTCAAGCCCCAGTAGCTGTTCTCCCAGTCTTGTAGAATACACTACTTTCAAATCTGCATTCAAGATGATGACCCATTCATTAGAGTTTTCCAGTAATAAGTGTAATCGTTCTTCGCTTGCACTAAGCTCTTCCTGTAATTCACAATAGTGAGAAATATCGAAAAATATAGTAGTGAAGTACCCTGGTTTGAGCGAAATAGCTTGGATTTTAAAGCTTTTCTTGAATAGTTTAGATTTCGCTTCAAATATTTGACTTCCACCCTCAGTTGCTATTTTGCCGTATATATCTATCCAATCTACGGTTTCTTGCGTTATTTGCGGATAAACCTCTTTTATGGTCTTACCAGTAAAAATATCCTGCTTTGCCCCGGTGAGCTCCACAAAGGTTTTATTTACTTCCAAAAAGCGATAATCGCATACTTTGCCTTTATCGTCTTTAACCACTTCATGGTAGGCATAACCAAACATTGCGCTTTTTAGTATCTCTTGATACTGCATAATATCCATATCATCCTCTTGGTATTACATAAGCTCAGACCACCAAGATTAAAATTAACCAGTTATCATCCATCTTTTTCAATGTAGATTATTTGTATCAATCTGTCAATAAGTATATTCCTAATCAAGATATACGTCAAGGCAAATAAAGCTTTCTCGGAAACTTGAGGTTCATGCTTCTCCAAATCTTGTAGGTAGTAATTATCTTTGCATTTGGCTTCAAAATCTGAGTGTGATGATTAATCGGGGTATTGGGCTGCGCTTTATACAATAATGGATGTAACGCTTAAGTGGAGGCATATTCCTTTTTGCTATAGTGGCATGGGCTCGTTATTCTCGTTATTATTGAAGCGACTCAGAATTCTTTATCTCTTCCACACACTCTTTCC
It encodes the following:
- a CDS encoding YitT family protein, coding for MPKTNVRKLRIKREIFNHLGIVFASIFFAAGYSWFLLPYNMAPGGVGGISQILHMLFGLPNGVGMVIINIPLFLISFIFIGKSFGSKSLYGMIVSALMTDLMSFPMLHRLGIIKDLVPYTHIVGDRVVYAMLAPEELFLSAIAGSVLLGLGLGLIFRFRGSTGGTDIPVALIKQKANISIGTGYYIVETGIILAVALFLRDPKLLIWGYINLFVTTKITDLASEGLPYIKGVYIISDHVDEIRGIIFDRLQRGVTLLKGMSGFNQRDINVIFCVMNRRQVPILTDLVKEIDPDAFMILTDVYDVMGYGFKSRNINLKDNSQ
- a CDS encoding PAS domain S-box protein codes for the protein MDIMQYQEILKSAMFGYAYHEVVKDDKGKVCDYRFLEVNKTFVELTGAKQDIFTGKTIKEVYPQITQETVDWIDIYGKIATEGGSQIFEAKSKLFKKSFKIQAISLKPGYFTTIFFDISHYCELQEELSASEERLHLLLENSNEWVIILNADLKVVYSTRLGEQLLGLEVEKIFDLDVLSVVHPDDLIIAKNIITWLQNNPGELTTKHFRVLSTNNKSLWLEVSVMNLLSMPAISGIIAHVRDISESKAAENALRESENKLRYITDNITDVVFMTDKNFETTYVSPSVMQMFGEGPEEYMARSLEERHPPESLAIMQEAFAEEIARDKQPGVDLNRTRFIELQHYRKDGSLADISMHVSMIRDEHGEFAGLRGVSRDISQKKKTEQELKEKNKYIESLLLAIPDPIFVLNKEGMISDLKSGLDNMLYIPREQIPNQYLNEILPKELSDKMLLLIQQVLETGETRDIQYELEQDGKIRAYEARISPFADDKVISIVREITEQRRAAQSILARNKFQKMIVDISTAFVKSKNTNLSLVLDNSLKLVGEFFGVQRAYIYRYSEDYSVLRNSNEWCAPGIVSRKLNRDMYHTSAIPWWHKQILEGSIIKIPDLAKLEKEAPIEYQILKEQNIKSILCIPISSRARVLGYFGFDSIGSSRLFSDAETDNLLVVANLLGEVLQKNDIESQMRNQSRLREIISHIAMKYINLPSNNLEENILDSLAELAAFSRANRAFIFHYEWDKQLCIRISEWYSKEIANIVSVPKIIHIEDLKPWTQMHQNGEIVALDDVQAAELPEKLKSILLAQNVKSLVIIPLISDEHCLGFVGFDFVKKSQAISSTDINLLSLFAQLLVNVRNRRALEQSLIQEKERAETANRAKSEFLANMSHEIRTPLNGVLGFAELLYNSGLDEVHHQYAQNIINSSYNLLGIISDILDFSKIEAGKLDLSPVRTDLIELLEHATDIVKIKTGKKDLELLLDINPDLPRYAVVDPLRLNQILINLLSNAEKFTDQGEVELKVNYALTDSEHADIFFQVRDTGIGIEPALQKRLFRAFSQLDSSTTRKYGGTGLGLVISNHLASLMNSYISLESEPGKGSIFRFNINCRIEQSKREKVDIKKIKRVLVLDDNQTSLKIIAKYLSLYKLQVNSFLSPQKALDHLAEAQVYDLILVDYAMPELNGLDTINKIVLRYPEKVATTTIVLMHGASEEFIIQHSALAYDLKYRLIKPIKAHSLQELLLSIENQVAVNAPPKNKATANTNTPKYVFKEKPRILIAEDNYLNLTLLKEMILQSMPQAEIFPASDGLLAIEEVRKHDPHIVLMDVQMPNMDGVSASIEIRKFSNTPIIAITAGALKEEQDRCISAGMNDFLTKPVMANELLNSLLEHLGKSLPLQNHDSEISLSNKEDLNEPDDPLGYHFNRNALLKNISGDKDTLKSLLELAYKSFPKKLRNLKQAIDTQDYTEMKSLLHSLRGTAQNMHFDIFGKIARELETGYAELGSEQLLGYYHRLVEEWELVKKQIDTEV